One Colias croceus chromosome 28, ilColCroc2.1 DNA window includes the following coding sequences:
- the LOC123704166 gene encoding uncharacterized protein LOC123704166, translating into MIVVHLIIAFVVIINCVNATNSNDVHKELEIDISMKELVGKNISHYPEMGRILRWRRQTLKPKPYPNIHRRKKLRVLKWKFMPGVYPDYMYREKLTKKHNGIMVNTDWQDPLEYMLLSGQVFDF; encoded by the exons ATGATCGTCGTTCATTTAATTATCGCTTTTG TGGTGATAATAAATTGTGTGAACGCGACCAATAGCAATGATGTTCATAAAGAATTAGAAATCGATATAAGCATGAAAGAGTTGGTTGGTAAGAATATTTCCCACTATCCTGAAATGGGGAGGATTCTGCGATGGCGTAGACAAACCTTGAAACCGAAACCATATCCAAATATACACAGACGAAAGAAATTAAGAGTATTAAAATGGAAGTTCATGCCGGGCGTGTATCCTGACTACATGTATCGAGAGAAGTTAACGAAAAAACATAATGGTATTATGGTGAATACTGATTGGCAAGATCCCCTAGAGTATATGTTGCTGTCCGGACAagtttttgatttttaa
- the LOC123704167 gene encoding uncharacterized protein LOC123704167 translates to MRMKVLVLLALLCITVESKTNDASQTNVRKGIRITPNSVEIFEEPDDFLIYKNVKHHPHHSHHKHKEPDYYVREERLRVLADHLTELWNKLLKEQARLEKQ, encoded by the exons ATGAGGATGAAGGTTCTCGTACTTCTAGCTTTGT TGTGCATAACAGTCGAAAGCAAAACAAATGACGCCTCCCAAACCAATGTGCGCAAAGGGATAAGAATAACTCCGAATTCAGTAGAAATTTTCGAAGAACCAGACGACTttttgatatataaaaatgtgaaaCATCATCCTCATCACTCACACCATAAACATAAAGAGCCAGATTACTATGTGAGGGAAGAAAGGTTGAGAGTACTAGCTGATCATTTGACGGAACTATGGAACAAGTTACTGAAAGAGCAGGCACGGCTTGAGaaacagtaa